The Procambarus clarkii isolate CNS0578487 chromosome 56, FALCON_Pclarkii_2.0, whole genome shotgun sequence genome includes a region encoding these proteins:
- the LOC123750769 gene encoding zinc finger protein Xfin-like, with protein MTDTSQEILASCNLASCNLACNLASYNLASDNLACNLASYNLSSYNLASCNLSSCNLASYSLASCNLASCNLASDNLACNLASYNLASDNLACNLASYNLSSYNLASYNLTSYNLSDLHLNHSTTNLSRWDAILALTTYSDLHKALRPSQSTQTFIKHSDLHKVLRPSHSTQTLTKHSDFHTALRPSHSTQTFTKHSDLHKALRPSQSTQTFTQHSDLHTALRPSQSTQTFTKHSDLHTALRPSQSTQTFTQHSDLHTALRPSHSTQTFTKHSDLHTALRPSHSTQSFTQHSDLHTALRPSHSTQTFTQHSDLHKTLRPSQNTQTFTKQSDLHTALRPSHSTQTFTQHSDPHRALRPSHSTQTFTKHSDLHTALRPSHSTQTFTKHSDLHTALRPSQNTQTFTQHSDLHTALRPSHSTQTFTQHSDLHKALRPSQNTQTFTQHSDLHKALRPSHSTQTFTKHSDLHKTLRPSHSTQTFTQHSDLHTALRPSHSTQTFTQHSDLHTALRPSHSTQTFTQHSDLHTALRPSHSTQTFTQHSDLHTALRPSHSTQTFTQHSDLHKALRPSHSTQTFTQHSDLHTALRPSQSTQTFTKHSDLHKALRPSQSTQTFTQHSDLHTALRPSHSTQTFTQHSDLHTALRMAHYHNTAQPPGLLVLKGKMRAKVHIPTYNAIR; from the exons cctggcctcctgcaacctggcctcctgcaacctggcctgcaacctggcctcctacaacctggcctccgaCAACCTGgcctgcaacctggcctcctacaacctgtcctcctacaacctggcctcctgcaacctgtcctcctgcaacctggcctcctacagcctggcctcctgcaacctggcctcctgcaacctggcctccgACAACCTGgcctgcaacctggcctcctacaacctggcctccgaCAACCTGgcctgcaacctggcctcctacaacctgtcctcctacaacctggcctcctacaacctgacctcatacaacct atcagacttacatctcaaccacTCGACGACCAATCTTAGTCGTTGGGATGCAATTCTCGCCCTAACCACTTACTCAGACCTTCACAAAGCACTCAGACCTTCACAAAGCACTCAGACCTTCATAAAGCACTCAGACCTTCACAAAGTACTCAGACCTTCACACAGCACTCAGACCCTCACAAAGCACTCAGACTTTCACACAGCACTCAGACCTTCACACAGCACTCAGACCTTCACAAAGCACTCAGACCTTCATAAAGCACTCAGACCTTCACAAAGCACTCAGACCTTCACACAGCACTCAGACCTTCACACAGCACTCAGACCTTCACAAAGCACTCAGACCTTCACAAAGCACTCAGACCTTCACACAGCACTCAGACCTTCACAAAGTACTCAGACCTTCACACAGCACTCAGACCTTCACACAGCACTCAGACCGTCACACAGCACTCAGACCTTCACAAAACACTCAGACCTTCACACAGCACTCAGACCTTCACACAGCACTCAGAGCTTCACACAGCACTCAGACCTTCACACAGCACTCAGACCTTCACACAGCACTCAGACCTTCACACAGCACTCAGACCTTCACAAAACACTCAGACCTTCACAAAACACTCAGACCTTCACAAAACAATCAGACCTTCACACAGCACTCAGACCTTCACACAGCACTCAGACCTTCACACAGCACTCAGACCCTCACAGAGCACTCAGACCCTCACACAGCACTCAGACCTTCACTAAGCACTCAGACCTTCACACAGCACTCAGACCCTCACACAGCACTCAGACCTTCACAAAGCACTCAGACCTTCACACAGCACTCAGACCTTCACAAAACACTCAGACCTTCACACAGCACTCAGACCTACACACAGCACTCAGACCTTCACACAGCACTCAGACCTTCACACAGCACTCAGACCTTCACAAAGCACTCAGACCTTCACAAAACACTCAGACCTTCACACAGCACTCAGACCTTCACAAAGCACTCAGACCTTCACACAGCACTCAGACCTTCACAAAACACTCAGACCTTCACAAAACACTCAGACCTTCACACAGCACTCAGACCTTCACACAGCACTCAGACCTTCACACAGCACTCAGACCTTCACACAGCACTCAGACCTTCACACAGCACTCAGACCTTCACACAGCACTCAGACCTTCACACAGCACTCAGACCTTCACACAGCACTCAGACCTTCACACAGCACTCAGACCTTCACACAGCACTCAGACCTTCACACAGCACTCAGACCTTCACACAGCACTCAGACCTTCACACAGCACTCAGACCTTCACACAGCACTCAGACCTTCACAAAGCACTCAGACCTTCACACAGCACTCAGACCTTCACACAGCACTCAGACCTTCACACAGCACTCAGACCTTCACAAAGCACTCAGACCTTCACAAAGCACTCAGACCTTCACAAAGCACTCAGACCTTCACAAAGCACTCAGACCTTCACACAGCACTCAGACCTTCACACAGCACTCAGACCTTCACACAGCACTCAGACCTTCACACAGCACTCAGACCTTCACACAGCACTCAGGATGGCACATTATCATAATACAGCCCAGCCTCCTGGTTTGCTAGTACTTAAAGGAAAGATGAGGGCcaaagtacatataccgacgtacaacgcaattagatag